A single window of Plutella xylostella chromosome 25, ilPluXylo3.1, whole genome shotgun sequence DNA harbors:
- the LOC105391633 gene encoding protein SEC13 homolog, with the protein MISVLNTIDTGHEDMIHDAELDYYGLRLATCSSDNSVKIYDIKSGTQTLVADLKGHFGPVWQVAWAHPKYGNLLASCSYDRKVIIWKEAGEWTKLYEYTGHESSVNSVAWAPAEYGLILACCSSDGSISIISYNQDGGNWESKKITGAHAIGCNSISWCPAISADLSLDPLSNKDAPKRLVSGGCDNLIKIWREQGDQWMEENRLEMHMDWVRDVAWAPSLGLQESMIASCSQDKRVVIWTSDDNVSWTPTILNTFDDVVWSVSWSLTGNILAVSGGDNKVSLWREGTDGQWSCISEVAKGLGQTPSEERSTL; encoded by the exons ATGATTTCTGTGCTAAATACTATCGATACGGGCCATGAAGACATGATACACGATGCCGAACTCGACTACTACGGGTTACGGCTCGCAACTTGTTCCTCAGATAACTCTGTGAAGATTTACGACATCAAGAGTGGAACTCAAACCCTTGTGGCAGACCTGAAGGGCCACTTCGGTCCCGTGTGGCAGGTCGCGTGGGCTCACCCCAAGTACGGCAACCTGCTGGCTTCATGCTCCTACGACAGGAAAGTTATTATTTGGAAAGAGGCGGGAGAATGGACAAAGCTGTACGAATACACAGGGCATGAAAGCTCAGTAAACTCTGTGGCGTGGGCGCCGGCCGAGTACGGGCTGATCCTCGCGTGCTGTAGCTCCGACGGGTCCATCTCTATCATCTCCTACAACCAGGATGGTGGCAACTGGGAGTCCAAGAAGATCACCGGAGCACATGCCATAGGCTGTAACTCAATCAGCTGGTGCCCGGCTATATCTGCTGACCTCAGCTTAGACCCTCTTAGCAATAAAGATGCTCCTAAAAGATTAGTGTCTGGTGGATGTGACAATCTTATCAag aTCTGGCGAGAGCAAGGTGACCAATGGATGGAAGAGAACCGTCTGGAGATGCACATGGACTGGGTGCGCGACGTGGCGTGGGCGCCGTCCCTCGGCCTGCAGGAGTCCATGATCGCCAGCTGCTCGCAGGACAAGCGCGTCGTCATCTGGACCAGTGACGACAACGTCTCCTGGACACCAACCATTCTCAACACCTTTGACGACGTAGTATGGAGCGTCAGCTGGTCGTTAACAGGAAATATCTTGGCAGTGTCTGGTGGAGACAACAAGGTCAGCCTCTGGAGGGAAGGCACGGATGGCCAGTGGTCCTGCATCAGTGAAGTAGCCAAAGGTCTAGGACAAACACCTAGTGAAGAAAGAAGTACTCTGTAA